The genomic DNA TTAAGGGTATTTTGAATTTTACGCCAGCTCGAATTAATGTACCTGACCATATTAGGATTCATCACATTGATTTAGCAGTTGAATTACAATCTTTAGTTTATTTCCTTAAAAACTACCCAACTGAATAGTAGCTATATTGGCATTATGGTCGTTTACATGATCACCGAGTTATAAAAACAATTTATGCTTTATAATGATAGATCAGGAAAATTATTTGTAATTTATGATGGAGGTGAGACCAATTAACATAGGAATTGGAAGTCTTATATTAATTTTAGTGATCGCACTCGTTATCTTTGGTCCAAATAAGCTTCCTCAATTAGGAAAAGCTGCTGGAGAAACACTTAGAGAATTTAAGAGAGCGGCACAAGACATTGCAAATGAAAATAATAAAAAGAAG from Bacillus sp. SM2101 includes the following:
- a CDS encoding twin-arginine translocase TatA/TatE family subunit → MEVRPINIGIGSLILILVIALVIFGPNKLPQLGKAAGETLREFKRAAQDIANENNKKK